The following is a genomic window from Calditrichota bacterium.
GTTCATGCCCAAGGGGTACACCGCCGAAGACGGCAGGGTGAGGGCGGTGCGACTGGCGCACGTGGAGCTGGCCGACCCTGATCCCCGTGGATTCTGTGCGCCGCGGGAGCTGCCTGGCACCGAGTTTGAGATCCAAGTGGACCTGGTCATCGAGGCCCTGGGGCAGAAGGCACCGGATAACCTGGCGCAGCTCTTGCCAGGAGTGAAGCTGAGCCCGCAGAATTTGGTGGTCATCGGCCCAGGGCATCACGCCACCAGCAGGCGCGGCGTGTTCGCGGGAGGGGACATAGTGAACGGTGGGACCACGGCGGTGCAGGCGGTTGCAGATGGGCTAGCTGCCGCGGAAGAGATCGATGCATATTTGCGGGAGGAGTCGTCATGCGCCAAGTAGCCCTGATTACCGGAGGTGCGCGGGGCATCGGCCGCGGAATCGCCGAAGCGCTCGCCCGCATCGACTTCGACATTGTCGTTGACGACATCTGGGAAGCCAAGGACGTGGAGCACACCCTCCAGGCCCTGCAGAATATGGGAGCGGCGGTTCTCTACGTGCAGGCGGATATCTCCAAGGCAGAAGACCGCACGCGCTTGGTCGAAGCTTGCCGCGCGCGCTTTGGCAGGCTGGACCTCTTGGTGAACAACGCCGGTGTCGCCCCGGCCCAGCGTATGGACATTCTCGAGGCCACCGAGGAGAGCTTTGACCGGGTGTTGTCCATTAACCTCAAAGGTCCCTATTTTCTGACCCAGGCGGTGGCGAAGTGGATGATCGAGCAGAAGCAACAGGACGCGGCGCGCAGCCCCAAGATTGTCAACATCTCCTCCATTTCTGCTTACACCTCGTCGCCTTCCCGCGGAGAGTATTGCATCTCCAAAGCAGGGGTCTCCATGATGACCATCCTGTTTGCGGACCGTCTGGCGCAGTACGGGATCAATGTCTACGAGATTCGGCCGGGCATCATTGCCACCGATATGACCAAGGCGGTGAAAGAGAAATATGACGCCCTCATTGCCCAGGGACTGACCCCCATCGCCCGGTGGGGGTTTCCGGAGGACATCGGCAAGGCGGTTGCCGCCATCGCCTCGGGCGCCTTCCCCTTTTCGACTGGGGAAGTGATCAACGTGGACGGCGGTTTTCACCTGCGCAGGCTGTGAAGCTCAAGGTAACCTGCTGGGAGGTGTGGTTGCCATGCGAAAGTCAGAAGTTGAGATTGGCGGCGTGCGTTTTCCTGTCTATTGCTGCAACACGTTGGTGATTGGCAGCGGCGCTGCCGGCCTGAACGCGGCAGTGACCTTGGTCGACAAGGGGCAAACGGACGTACTCATCGTGACCGACCGCTGGGGAGGGGGCACCTCGAACAACACCGGTTCGGACAAGCAGACCTACTACAAACTTTCCCTTTCCGGCGAGCTGCCCGATTGTGCCCTGGACATGGCGCGCGACCTCTGCCAAGGCGGATCCATGCACGGTGACATAGCCCTGTGCGAGGCTCAGAATTCCCTCCAGGCGTTTTTCCACCTGGTGAGTCTGGGCGTGCCTTTCCCGCACGACCGCTACGGGGCCTTTGTGGGATACAAGACCGACCACGATCCCCGCCAGCGCGCCACTTCGGCCGGGCCGCTCACCTCGCAGCTCATGTTCCAGGCTTTAGCTCGCGACGTGCAGAAGAAGGGCATTCCTGTGCTGGACCGCCACCAGGTGATTGCCCTCTTGACCAAGGGCGCGGGTGCCGACAAGCAGGTGATCGGCGCAATTGCCCTGGACCTGGACAGTCTGGAAACCGAGCGCTTGGGTTTCGTGCTGTTCAACGCGGTGAATATAGTCCTGGCCACGGGTGGGCCGGCGGGCATTTATCGGGCCTCGGTGTATCCCGAAAGCCAGCTCGGCTCCACGGGCATGGCCCTGGAGATCGGCGCGATCGCGCAGAACCTCACCGAATGGCAATACGGCCTGGCCTCAATCGGCTTCCGCTGGAACGTCTCGGGGACCTATCAACAAGTGATACCTCGGTACATTTCCACAGCGCAGGACGGCAGCGACGAACAAGAGTTCCTGAACCGGTACTTCCCCAGCATGGGGGCGCTCGCCACCGCCATCTTTCTGAAAGGGTACCAGTGGCCGTTCGATCCGCGCAAAGTGCGCGGTTATGGCTCCTCGCTGATCGACATCCTTGTCTACCAGGAAACGGTGCGCAAGGGCAGAAGAGTCTTCATGGACTTTACGCGGAACCCCAGTGGGGCGGGACTGCTGGAAGATTTTCGCTTCGACTGTCTGGCTGAGGAGGCGCGCGGCTACTTGGAACGCTCCGGGGCCCTGCTGGACACGCCCATTCAGCGCCTTGCCAAGATGAACCAGCCGGCCATCGATCTGTACAAGTCCCATGGCATCGACATTACTAAAGAGCCCCTGGAGATCGCCGTGTGCGCGCAGCACAACAACGGCGGGTTGCAGGGGAACATCTGGTGGGAGTCCAACGTCAGGCACCTGTTCCCTGTGGGTGAGGTGAACGGCAGTCATGGCGTTTATCGGCCTGGGGGTTCGGCGCTCAATGCCGGGCAGGTGGGGAGTCTGCGCGCAGCGACCTTCATTGCCAAGCGCTATGCGGAGGAGCCGCCCGCGGACGGGTGGTTCGCAAAAGATGCAAGCGCGCAAGTGCTGGCGAAGTTGGAATGCGCCAAGCGCATGCTCGTCGACCACAACAGAGACGCCGGCTTGCGACACACGGCGCGCAAGGAGCTGCAGGAGCGAATGTCTTCCTACGGGGCCCATATCCGGAGCAGCGACGGGGTCACCAAGGCGGCTGCCGAGGCGTGGGAACAGCTGGAACGGCTGCGCACGAGGTTGGGGGTGGCAAGTCCGCGCGAGCTGCCTGAGGCGTTTCGCGACCTCGACTTGTGTCT
Proteins encoded in this region:
- a CDS encoding FAD-binding protein; translated protein: MRKSEVEIGGVRFPVYCCNTLVIGSGAAGLNAAVTLVDKGQTDVLIVTDRWGGGTSNNTGSDKQTYYKLSLSGELPDCALDMARDLCQGGSMHGDIALCEAQNSLQAFFHLVSLGVPFPHDRYGAFVGYKTDHDPRQRATSAGPLTSQLMFQALARDVQKKGIPVLDRHQVIALLTKGAGADKQVIGAIALDLDSLETERLGFVLFNAVNIVLATGGPAGIYRASVYPESQLGSTGMALEIGAIAQNLTEWQYGLASIGFRWNVSGTYQQVIPRYISTAQDGSDEQEFLNRYFPSMGALATAIFLKGYQWPFDPRKVRGYGSSLIDILVYQETVRKGRRVFMDFTRNPSGAGLLEDFRFDCLAEEARGYLERSGALLDTPIQRLAKMNQPAIDLYKSHGIDITKEPLEIAVCAQHNNGGLQGNIWWESNVRHLFPVGEVNGSHGVYRPGGSALNAGQVGSLRAATFIAKRYAEEPPADGWFAKDASAQVLAKLECAKRMLVDHNRDAGLRHTARKELQERMSSYGAHIRSSDGVTKAAAEAWEQLERLRTRLGVASPRELPEAFRDLDLCLTHAVYLEAMKEYLAKGGRSRGSYLVLDPVGEPPCAELAEEWRFTLNEQGAFVNEHILEVQLDEAGELHTRWVPVRPIPREDSWFENVWYEFRRDNIVR
- a CDS encoding 3-ketoacyl-ACP reductase, with protein sequence MRQVALITGGARGIGRGIAEALARIDFDIVVDDIWEAKDVEHTLQALQNMGAAVLYVQADISKAEDRTRLVEACRARFGRLDLLVNNAGVAPAQRMDILEATEESFDRVLSINLKGPYFLTQAVAKWMIEQKQQDAARSPKIVNISSISAYTSSPSRGEYCISKAGVSMMTILFADRLAQYGINVYEIRPGIIATDMTKAVKEKYDALIAQGLTPIARWGFPEDIGKAVAAIASGAFPFSTGEVINVDGGFHLRRL